A genome region from Drosophila simulans strain w501 chromosome 2R, Prin_Dsim_3.1, whole genome shotgun sequence includes the following:
- the LOC6736168 gene encoding myosin heavy chain, non-muscle isoform X4 — MSEEVDRNDPELKYLSVERNQFNDPATQAEWTQKRLVWVPHENQGFVAASIKREHGDEVEVELAETGKRVMILRDDIQKMNPPKFDKVEDMAELTCLNEASVLHNIKDRYYSGLIYTYSGLFCVVVNPYKKLPIYTEKIMERYKGIKRHEVPPHVFAITDSAYRNMLGDREDQSILCTGESGAGKTENTKKVIQFLAYVAASKPKGSGAVPHPAVLINFSVNTNKYIKVKIMAQNQNQTIEVVNGLKMVEVNSNCQEGELEQQLLQANPILEAFGNAKTVKNDNSSRFGKFIRINFDASGFISGANIETYLLEKSRAIRQAKDERTFHIFYQLLAGATPEQREKFILDDVKSYAFLSNGSLPVPGVDDYAEFQATVKSMNIMGMTSEDFNSIFRIVSAVLLFGSMKFRQERNNDQATLPDNTVAQKIAHLLGLSVTDMTRAFLTPRIKVGRDFVTKAQTKEQVEFAVEAIAKACYERMFKWLVNRINRSLDRTKRQGASFIGILDMAGFEIFELNSFEQLCINYTNEKLQQLFNHTMFILEQEEYQREGIEWKFIDFGLDLQPTIDLIDKPGGIMALLDEECWFPKATDKTFVDKLVSAHSMHPKFMKTDFRGVADFAIVHYAGRVDYSAAKWLMKNMDPLNENIVSLLQGSQDPFVVNIWKDAEIVGMAQQALTDTQFGARTRKGMFRTVSHLYKEQLAKLMDTLRNTNPNFVRCIIPNHEKRAGKIDAPLVLDQLRCNGVLEGIRICRQGFPNRIPFQEFRQRYELLTPNVIPKGFMDGKKACEKMIQALELDSNLYRVGQSKIFFRAGVLAHLEEERDFKISDLIVNFQAFCRGFLARRNYQKRLQQLNAIRIIQRNCAAYLKLRNWQWWRLYTKVKPLLEVTKQEEKLVQKEDELKQVREKLDTLAKNTQEYERKYQQALVEKTTLAEQLQAEIELCAEAEESRSRLMARKQELEDMMQELETRIEEEEERVLALGGEKKKLELNIQDLEEQLEEEEAARQKLQLEKVQLDAKIKKYEEDLALTDDQNQKLLKEKKLLEERANDLSQTLAEEEEKAKHLAKLKAKHEATITELEERLHKDQQQRQESDRSKRKIETEVADLKEQLNERRVQVDEMQAQLAKREEELTQTLLRIDEESATKATAQKAQRELESQLAEIQEDLEAEKAARAKAEKVRRDLSEELEALKNELLDSLDTTAAQQELRSKREQELATLKKSLEEETVNHEGVLADMRHKHSQELNSINDQLENLRKAKTVLEKAKGTLEAENADLATELRSVNSSRQENDRRRKQAESQIAELQVKLAEIERARSELQEKCTKLQQEAENITNQLEEAELKASAAVKSASNMESQLTEAQQLLEEETRQKLGLSSKLRQIESEKEALQEQLEEDDEAKRNYERKLAEVTTQMQEIKKKAEEDADLAKELEEGKKRLNKDIEALERQVKELIAQNDRLDKSKKKIQSELEDATIELEAQRTKVLELEKKQKNFDKILAEEKAISEQIAQERDTAEREAREKETKVLSVSRELDEAFDKIEDLENKRKTLQNELDDLANTQGTADKNVHELEKAKRALESQLAELKAQNEELEDDLQLTEDAKLRLEVNMQALRSQFERDLLAKEEGAEEKRRGLVKQLRDLETELDEERKQRTAAVASKKKLEGDLKEIETTMEMHNKVKEDALKHAKKLQAQVKDALRDAEEAKAAKEELQALSKEAERKVKALEAEVLQLTEDLASSERARRAAETERDELAEEIANNANKGSLMIDEKRRLEARIATLEEELEEEQSNSEVLLDRSRKAQLQIEQLTTELANEKSNSQKNENGRALLERQNKELKAKLAEIETAQRTKVKATIATLEAKIANLEEQLENEGKERLLQQKANRKMDKKIKELTMNIEDERRHVDQHKEQMDKLNSRIKLLKRNLDETEEELQKEKTQKRKYQRECEDMIESQEAMNREINSLKTKLRRTGGIGLSSSRLTGTPSSKRAGGGGGGDDSSVQDESLDGEDSGN, encoded by the exons ACATATTCCGGTCTTTTCTGCGTTGTGGTCAACCCGTACAAGAAACTACCGATCTACACCGAAAAGATAATGGAACGGTACAAGGGCATAAAACGACACGAAGTGCCTCCGCATGTATTTGCAATCACGGATAGTGCCTATAGAAACATGTTGGGTG ATCGCGAAGACCAATCGATTTTGTGTACTGGCGAATCGGGTGCTGGCAAAACGGAGAACACCAAGAAGGTCATCCAATTTCTAGCCTATGTGGCAGCTTCCAAGCCCAAGGGCTCGGGTGCG GTGCCGCATCCCGCCGTGCTCATT AACTTCTCGGTCAACACAAACAAGTACATAAAGGTCAAGATTATGGCCCAAAATCAGAATCAGACGATCGAGGTAGTCAATGGATTGAAGATGGTGGAAGTTAATTCCAACTGTCAAGAG GGCGAGCTggagcaacagctgctgcaggCAAATCCCATTCTGGAGGCCTTCGGCAACGCCAAGACGGTCAAAAACGATAACTCTTCGCGTTTT GGTAAATTCATACGGATCAATTTCGATGCCTCGGGATTTATCTCGGGAGCCAACATTGAAACATATCTACTGGAGAAGTCGCGTGCCATTCGTCAAGCAAAGGACGAACGAACATTCCATATATTCTACCAGTTGCTGGCGGGGGCCACGCCGGAGCAGCGCGAGAAGTTCATACTGGATGACGTTAAGTCGTATGCATTCCTTTCCAATGGCAGCCTGCCTGTACCCGGCGTGGACGACTACGCCGAGTTTCAGGCAACGGTTAAGTCCATGAACATCATGGGCATGACATCAGAGGATTTCAACTCGATATTTCGCATCGTGAGCGCCGTCCTACTGTTCGGTAGCATGAAATTCCGTCAGGAGCGCAACAACGACCAGGCCACTCTACCAGACAACACGGTGGCCCAGAAGATTGCGCATCTGCTCGGACTTAGTGTGACAGACATGACCAGGGCTTTCCTGACGCCACGCATTAAAGTGGGTCGTGACTTTGTTACGAAGGCCCAAACAAAGGAGCAGGTGGAGTTCGCCGTGGAGGCCATTGCAAAGGCGTGTTACGAGCGCATGTTCAAGTGGCTTGTGAACCGGATTAACCGTTCTCTGGACCGCACCAAGCGCCAAGGAGCTTCCTTTATTGGCATTCTCGACATGGCGggctttgaaatatttgaactCAACTCCTTTGAGCAGCTGTGTATAAACTACACCAACGAgaaactgcagcagctcttTAACCACACCATGTTTATCCTGGAGCAGGAAGAGTACCAGCGCGAGGGTATTGAGTGGAAGTTCATCGACTTTGGGTTGGACCTGCAGCCTACCATCGACCTGATCGATAAACCCGGCGGCATCATGGCACTCCTGGATGAGGAGTGCTGGTTCCCCAAAGCCACTGACAAGACGTTTGTAGATAAACTCGTATCGGCCCACTCTATGCACCCCAAGTTTATGAAGACCGATTTTCGAGGAGTCGCAGACTTTGCCATAGTGCATTACGCCGGGCGTGTTGACTACTCGGCGGCCAAGTGGCTGATGAAGAACATGGACCCATTAAACGAGAACATCGTGTCGCTCCTCCAGGGCTCCCAGGATCCGTTCGTGGTGAACATCTGGAAGGATGCTGAAATCGTTGGCATGGCACAGCAGGCCCTGACTGATACTCAGTTCGGGGCCCGCACCCGCAAGGGCATGTTCCGCACCGTGTCCCATCTGTACAAGGAGCAGCTGGCTAAGTTGATGGACACTCTGCGCAACACGAACCCGAACTTTGTGCGCTGTATCATACCGAACCACGAGAAGCGCGCCGGCAAGATCGATGCTCCCTTGGTGCTTGACCAGTTGCGCTGCAACGGTGTGCTCGAGGGTATTCGTATCTGCCGCCAGGGCTTCCCGAATCGCATTCCCTTCCAGGAGTTCCGTCAACGATACGAACTCCTTACGCCCAACGTGATTCCCAAAGGATTCATGGACGGCAAGAAGGCCTGCGAGAAGATGATTCAGGCGCTGGAGCTTGACTCGAACTTGTACCGAGTGGGCCAGTCGAAGATCTTCTTCCGCGCTGGTGTCCTCGCTCACCTGGAGGAGGAGCGTGATTTCAAGATATCCGACCTTATCGTTAACTTCCAGGCCTTCTGTCGTGGCTTCCTTGCGCGTCGCAACTACCAAAAGCGCTTGCAGCAACTAAACGCTATTCGAATCATCCAGCGGAATTGTGCCGCCTACCTTAAGCTTCGGAACTGGCAGTGGTGGCGCCTCTATACTAAGGTCAAGCCCCTGTTGGAAGTTACAAAGCAGGAAGAGAAGCTTGTCCAGAAGGAGGATGAGCTGAAGCAGGTACGCGAGAAGCTTGACACACTGGCCAAGAATACGCAGGAGTACGAGCGCAAGTACCAGCAGGCTTTGGTGGAGAAGACCACTCTAGCGGAGCAGCTTCAAGCCGAGATCGAACTTTGTGCCGAGGCCGAGGAGTCGCGCTCTCGACTAATGGCACGCAAACAAGAACTGGAGGATATGATGCAAGAGCTTGAGACGCGTatcgaagaagaagaggaacgAGTCCTCGCGCTTGgaggcgaaaaaaagaaacttgAGCTTAATATTCAAGATCTGGAAGAGCAACTCGAAGAAGAAGAGGCCGCCCGCCAAAAACTACAATTGGAGAAAGTGCAGCTCGAcgctaaaattaaaaagtacgAAGAAGATCTTGCGTTAACTGACGACCAGAACCAGAAGCTTCTGAAGGAAAAGAAGCTATTGGAGGAGCGTGCTAACGATCTGTCCCAGACACTTGctgaggaggaggaaaagGCTAAACACCTGGCCAAGCTGAAAGCCAAGCATGAAGCCACAATCACGGAGCTCGAGGAACGTTTGCACaaggatcagcagcagcgacaggaGTCTGATCGATCTAAGCGGAAGATCGAGACCGAAGTTGCTGATCTTAAGGAACAGCTGAACGAACGGCGCGTACAAGTAGATGAAATGCAGGCTCAACTGGCCAAACGGGAGGAAGAACTTACTCAGACTCTGTTGCGCATTGACGAGGAATCGGCTACGAAGGCCACCGCACAGAAGGCTCAGCGCGAGTTGGAGTCGCAGCTGGCCGAGATCCAAGAGGACCTAGAGGCCGAAAAGGCAGCCCGTGCCAAGGCGGAGAAGGTTAGACGCGACCTTAGCGAGGAACTAGAGGCTCTCAAGAATGAGTTGTTGGACTCGCTGGACACCACAGCCG CTCAGCAAGAGTTGAGGTCTAAACGCGAGCAGGAGTTGGCTACCCTGAAAAAGTCTCTCGAAGAGGAGACTGTTAACCACGAAGGTGTTTTGGCCGACATGCGACACAAACACTCGCAGGAGCTCAACAGCATCAACGATCAGCTCGAGAACCTGCGCAAAGCCAAAACAGTCCTTGAAAAAGCCAAGGGCACCTTGGAGGCGGAGAACGCCGACTTGGCCACTGAACTGCGCAGCGTCAACAGCTCCCGGCAAGAAAACGACCGCCGGCGCAAGCAGGCAGAGTCGCAGATTGCTGAATTGCAG GTAAAACTGGCTGAGATTGAACGCGCCCGCTCGGAACTTCAGGAGAAGTGCACAAAACTGCAACAGGAAGCCGAGAACATAACAAACCAGCTGGAGGAAGCCGAACTAAAGGCCTCGGCCGCCGTAAAGTCTGCAAGCAACATGGAATCCCAGCTTACTGAAGCCCAGCAGCTGTTGGAAGAGGAAACGCGACAAAAGTTGGGTCTCAGCTCCAAGCTGCGTCAGATCGAGTCAGAGAAGGAGGCTCTACAAGAACAGCTTGAGGAGGACGATGAAGCCAAACGTAATTACGAACGAAAACTGGCAGAAGTCACCACCCAAatgcaagaaattaaaaagaagGCCGAGGAAGATGCGGATCTGGCTAAGGAACTGGAAGAGGGGAAGAAGCGGCTTAATAAGGATATCGAGGCATTAGAACGGCAGGTCAAGGAACTTATTGCCCAAAACGACCGCCTcgacaaaagcaaaaaaaagatacaGTCGGAGCTTGAAGATGCCACCATTGAGTTGGAAGCACAACGTACGAAG GTGCTCGAATtggagaaaaaacaaaagaacttCGACAAAATTCTTGCCGAGGAGAAAGCCATATCAGAACAGATCGCCCAAGAGCGTGATACTGCAGAACGAGAGGCCCGCGAGAAGGAGACCAAGGTGCTTTCGGTTTCCCGCGAGCTAGACGAAGCCTTTGACAAAATTGAAGATCTTGAGAACAAGCGAAAGACCCTCCAAAATGAACTCGATgacttggccaacacacagGGTACAGCCGATAAAAACGTCCACGAACTGGAGAAAGCGAAGCGGGCGCTAGAGTCTCAGCTGGCTGAACTGAAAGCACAAAACGAGGAACTTGAGGACGACCTACAGCTGACCGAAGACGCAAAATTGCGCCTAGAGGTGAACATGCAGGCCCTTCGTTCCCAGTTTGAACGCGACCTGCTAGCTAAGGAGGAGGGTGCCGAGGAGAAAAGACGCGGACTTGTCAAGCAACTGCGGGATCTTGAGACCGAACTGGACGAGGAACGTAAACAGCGCACGGCTGCTGTGGCGTCAAAGAAGAAACTGGAGGGCGACCTGAAAGAGATCGAAACCACCATGGAGATGCATAACAAGGTGAAGGAAGATGCGTTGAAGCATGCGAAGAAGCTGCAAGCACAAGTCAAGGACGCGCTGCGCGACGCCGAGGAAGCAAAGGCCGCCAAGGAGGAGCTACAGGCGTTGAGCAAGGAGGCCGAGCGCAAGGTCAAGGCCCTGGAGGCAGAAGTATTACAGCTGACTGAAGATCTGGCCAGCTCAGAGAGGGCGCGACGTGCTGCTGAAACGGAGCGTGACGAATTGGCCGAAGAAATTGCCAACAATGCCAACAAGGGCTCCTTAATGATCGACGAGAAGCGCCGATTGGAAGCCCGCATTGCCACTCTTGAGGAGGAGTTGGAGGAGGAACAGTCCAATTCCGAGGTGCTGCTGGATCGCAGCCGCAAGGCGCAGCTGCAGATTGAGCAGCTGACCACTGAGTTGGCGAACGAAAAATCGAACTCTCAGAAGAACGAAAACGGGCGCGCTCTGCTCGAACGCCAAAACAAGGAGCTGAAGGCTAAGCTTGCCGAAATCGAGACAGCACAGCGCACTAAAGTAAAGGCGACAATCGCCACGCTAGAGGCCAAGATCGCCAACCTAGAAGAGCAGCTGGAGAATGAGGGCAAGGAGAGGCTGTTGCAGCAAAAGGCCAATCGGAAGATGGACAAGAAGATTAAGGAGCTTACAATGAACATCGAGGATGAACGGAGACATGTCGACCAGCACAAGGAGCAAATGGATAAG CTGAATAGCCGCATTAAACTGCTCAAGCGCAACTTGGACGAGACAGAAGAGGAATTGCAGAAGGAGAAGACGCAGAAGCGAAAGTACCAGCGTGAGTGCGAGGACATGATTGAATCGCAGGAAGCCATGAATCGTGAGATTAACTCACTCAAAACGAAACTACG ACGCACCGGCGGCATTGGTCTCAGCTCCAGTCGGCTCACGGGTACACCTTCATCAAAGCGTgcaggaggaggcggtggcggcgaCGACTCATCGGTGCAGGATGAATCATTAGATGGAGAGGATTCTGGCAATTGA